In the Syngnathus scovelli strain Florida chromosome 16, RoL_Ssco_1.2, whole genome shotgun sequence genome, one interval contains:
- the 42sp43 gene encoding P43 5S RNA-binding protein-like isoform X1, producing MSGECAVKPSTGCPQVNQQFKCLHEACGVTFSKQSRLRQHEASHTEARLWQCTVSGCNGRFSRKSHLSRHLNQHDGVRQFKCELDTCNKSFFQADHLKRHMCYTHGDKEKYFKCPQAGCSLTFKKRFRFKVHLQEHGLTAKFKCSKTECGALFDSRMARNAHEKKHAGYRCPDVNCKVVTTTWSMLQKHMVKHPSTCICQVCKKEFKQTNSLRRHKRVHATHKPVLVCPRDNCNAFFTTTFNLQHHIRKVHLKLLKYKCSFPDCPRTFAMRESMIRHLHRHDPGVAIPKNRDRPRKWWQKRVDGHRLPLMEDNLNRLFALRMRISRRAKVEVNLAGLFNERKIPHYVDPEVNLRDLFSIKRPPPTHNEVAPLLG from the exons atgagcgGCGAGTGTGCGGTTAAACCTTCTACTGGTTGTCCACAAGTGAACCAACAGTTCAAGTGTCTCCACGAAGCGTGTGGCGTCACTTTCTCCAAGCAAAGCAGGCTACGGCAGCACGAAGCAAGTCACACCGAAGCT CGTCTTTGGCAGTGCACTGTGAGCGGCTGCAATGGTCGATTCTCCCGGAAGTCACATCTCAGTCGCCACTTAAACCAACATGATGGTGTGAGGCAATTCAA ATGCGAGTTAGACACCTGCAATAAAAGTTTCTTCCAGGCAGACCATCTAAAGAGGCACATGTGCTACACCCATGGTGATAAAGAAAAGTACTTCAAG TGCCCTCAGGCTGGCTGCTCCCTGACTTTCAAAAAGAGATTTCGCTTCAAGGTGCACCTGCAAGAACACGGCCTGACTGCCAAGTTCAA GTGTTCAAAGACGGAATGCGGTGCCCTGTTTGACTCCCGCATGGCCCGAAATGCCCATGAGAAGAAGCATGCAG GTTACCGCTGTCCAGATGTAAACTGCAAGGTGGTCACCACCACTTGGAGCATGCTTCAGAAGCACATGGTCAAACACCCGT caacctGTATATGCCAAGTCTGCAAAAAGGAGTTCAAGCAGACCAACTCACTGCGCCGTCACAAGCGGGTCCACGCCACGCACAAGCCGGTGTTGGTGTGCCCCCGCGACAACTGCAACGCCTTCTTCACCACCACCTTCAACCTGCAGCACCACATCCGCAAGGTGCACCTGAAGCTCTTAAAGTACAAGTGCTCCTTCCCAGACTGCCCGCGCACCTTTGCCATGCGG GAGAGCATGATCAGGCATTTGCATCGACATGACCCTGGTGTCGCCATACCCAAG AATCGTGACCGTCCCAGAAAGTGGTGGCAGAAGCGGGTGGATGGTCATCGCCTCCCCCTGATGGAGGACAACCTCAACCGGTTGTTTGCTCTTCGCATGCGCATTTCACGCCGGGCTAAAGTGGAGGTGAACCTGGCGGGTCTCTTCAACGAACGCAAGATCCCGCACTACGTCGACCCGGAGGTCAACCTGCGTGACCTGTTCAGCATCAAGAGGCCGCCACCTACCCACAACGAGGTGGCGCCGCTGCTGGGTTAA
- the 42sp43 gene encoding P43 5S RNA-binding protein-like isoform X2: MSGECAVKPSTGCPQVNQQFKCLHEACGVTFSKQSRLRQHEASHTEACTVSGCNGRFSRKSHLSRHLNQHDGVRQFKCELDTCNKSFFQADHLKRHMCYTHGDKEKYFKCPQAGCSLTFKKRFRFKVHLQEHGLTAKFKCSKTECGALFDSRMARNAHEKKHAGYRCPDVNCKVVTTTWSMLQKHMVKHPSTCICQVCKKEFKQTNSLRRHKRVHATHKPVLVCPRDNCNAFFTTTFNLQHHIRKVHLKLLKYKCSFPDCPRTFAMRESMIRHLHRHDPGVAIPKNRDRPRKWWQKRVDGHRLPLMEDNLNRLFALRMRISRRAKVEVNLAGLFNERKIPHYVDPEVNLRDLFSIKRPPPTHNEVAPLLG; this comes from the exons atgagcgGCGAGTGTGCGGTTAAACCTTCTACTGGTTGTCCACAAGTGAACCAACAGTTCAAGTGTCTCCACGAAGCGTGTGGCGTCACTTTCTCCAAGCAAAGCAGGCTACGGCAGCACGAAGCAAGTCACACCGAAGCT TGCACTGTGAGCGGCTGCAATGGTCGATTCTCCCGGAAGTCACATCTCAGTCGCCACTTAAACCAACATGATGGTGTGAGGCAATTCAA ATGCGAGTTAGACACCTGCAATAAAAGTTTCTTCCAGGCAGACCATCTAAAGAGGCACATGTGCTACACCCATGGTGATAAAGAAAAGTACTTCAAG TGCCCTCAGGCTGGCTGCTCCCTGACTTTCAAAAAGAGATTTCGCTTCAAGGTGCACCTGCAAGAACACGGCCTGACTGCCAAGTTCAA GTGTTCAAAGACGGAATGCGGTGCCCTGTTTGACTCCCGCATGGCCCGAAATGCCCATGAGAAGAAGCATGCAG GTTACCGCTGTCCAGATGTAAACTGCAAGGTGGTCACCACCACTTGGAGCATGCTTCAGAAGCACATGGTCAAACACCCGT caacctGTATATGCCAAGTCTGCAAAAAGGAGTTCAAGCAGACCAACTCACTGCGCCGTCACAAGCGGGTCCACGCCACGCACAAGCCGGTGTTGGTGTGCCCCCGCGACAACTGCAACGCCTTCTTCACCACCACCTTCAACCTGCAGCACCACATCCGCAAGGTGCACCTGAAGCTCTTAAAGTACAAGTGCTCCTTCCCAGACTGCCCGCGCACCTTTGCCATGCGG GAGAGCATGATCAGGCATTTGCATCGACATGACCCTGGTGTCGCCATACCCAAG AATCGTGACCGTCCCAGAAAGTGGTGGCAGAAGCGGGTGGATGGTCATCGCCTCCCCCTGATGGAGGACAACCTCAACCGGTTGTTTGCTCTTCGCATGCGCATTTCACGCCGGGCTAAAGTGGAGGTGAACCTGGCGGGTCTCTTCAACGAACGCAAGATCCCGCACTACGTCGACCCGGAGGTCAACCTGCGTGACCTGTTCAGCATCAAGAGGCCGCCACCTACCCACAACGAGGTGGCGCCGCTGCTGGGTTAA
- the LOC125983700 gene encoding disintegrin and metalloproteinase domain-containing protein 11 isoform X1 encodes MLAVRCFLLFAAVGERLAVPDVNRSPNQDGGALDWSPWSGQRMEGSDTAAQVTFPKRLVRRTESEQEMAHEHLDTRVKNNTPYNSAVHLAQSSFQMEAFGRRFTLDLELNHHLLSSEYVERHFTPDGRPLQSLGGEHCYYQGRLRGVPESWAALSTCHGLCGMFSDGIFSYWIEPVYNDSKEENGAHLIHKMSDFRLSPQCEDCTEDNKWDGRGGDEDQGGQQQQEASGVLRRSKRFARRPSVQTETKYIELMVVNDNDMIVQLRRSGSQTRNFAKAVVNMADAIYKEQLNTRIVLVAMETWTSKNMVPVVEEPLTTLQNFMKYRRDNIREQSDVVQLFSGRTFQSARSGTAYTGGVCSPTRGGGINEFGNVGAMAITLCQSLGQNIGMRWNNARNSAGDCRCPDTWLGCIMEDTGYYLPRKFSRCSVDEYLQFLLQGGGSCLFNKPNKLLDPPECGNGFVEPGEECDCGSQVECARSGGACCKKCTLTHDAMCSNGLCCRGCKYELRGVVCREAVNNCDIPETCTGDSSQCPHNVHKLDGYTCETNQGRCYGGQCRTRDGQCRELWGFNSADRFCYEKLNAEGTDKGNCGRGPGGQGWLQCNKPDVLCGFLFCANISTKPKFGDLQGEVTSFTLYHQNKYLDCRGGHALLEDGSDLGYVEDGTPCGPNMMCLERRCLPVAAFNLSSCAGSNLGRICSDHGTCSNEVKCICDRDYTGKDCSVFDPIPEPTVPTGPEKKETFAEEDLVEGRVSTISLCVLPTSCLLFLLLLLLGRMEEKKKGTITTTKCLPLLFPSLQSSFCCHLYPLYCAGHTGVFLHC; translated from the exons ATGCTGGCGGTGCGGTGCTTCTTGCTCTTTGCTGCAGTGGGCGAGCGGCTGGCGGTGCCAG ATGTAAACAGGAGTCCAAACCAGGATGGAGGCGCCTTGGATTGGTCGCCCTGGTCCGGGCAGAGGATGGAGGGCAGCGACACTGCGGCCCAAGTGACCTTCCCCAAACGCCTGGTGCGGAGGACTGAGTCGGAGCAGGAAATGGCTCATGAGCACCTGGACACCAGAGTGAAAAACAACACGCCATACAATTCG GCCGTCCACTTGGCGCAGAGCTCTTTCCAGATGGAAGCCTTCGGACGTAGATTCACGCTGGACCTGGAACTAAACCA TCACCTGCTGTCCTCGGAATATGTGGAGCGGCATTTTACGCCGGACGGCCGACCCTTGCAGTCGCTG GGAGGGGAGCACTGCTACTACCAAGGAAGGTTGCGAGGTGTGCCCGAGTCCTGGGCGGCCCTCTCCACCTGCCACGGCCTGTG TGGAATGTTCTCAGATGGCATCTTCTCTTACTGGATTGAGCCTGTTTACAATGATAGCAAGGAG gAAAACGGTGCCCACCTGATCCATAAGATGTCAGATTTCAGGCTCTCCCCTCAGTGCGAAG aCTGCACCGAGGACAACAAGTGGGATGGCAGAGGAGGCGACGAAGACCAAggggggcagcagcagcaggaggcgtCGGGGGTGCTAAGGCGATCCAAGAGGTTCGCTCGCAGACCCTCCGTGCAGACCGAGACCAAATATATCGAGTTGATGGTGGTCAACGACAATGACATG ATTGTACAGCTGCGACGCTCCGGCAGCCAGACGAGAAACTTTGCCAAAGCGGTGGTCAACATGGCGGACGCA ATCTACAAGGAGCAGCTGAATACGAGGATCGTGCTGGTCGCCATGGAGACGTGGACCTCAAAGAATATGGTGCCAGTGGTGGAGGAACCGCTGACCACGCTGCAGAATTTTATGAAGTACAGACGGGACAACATCCGCGAACAGAGCGATGTTGTCCAGCTTTTCTC AGGACGTACGTTTCAGAGCGCCCGCAGTGGGACGGCGTACACGGGAGGAGTGTGCTCGCCGACGAGGGGAGGGGGCATCAATGAG tTTGGGAATGTCGGCGCCATGGCTATCACTTTGTGCCAGAGCCTGGGCCAGAACATTGGGATGCGGTGGAACAACGCCCGCAACTCTGCAG GAGACTGCAGGTGTCCTGATACTTGGCTGGGCTGTATTATGGAGGACACTGG atACTATCTGCCCAGAAAGTTTTCCCGCTGCAGTGTGGATGAATACCTCCAGTTCTTGCTCCAGGGAGGCGGCAGTTGCCTCTTCAACAAGCCCAACAAG CTGTTGGACCCTCCAGAATGTGGCAATGGCTTTGTAGAACCTGGTGAAGAGTgtgattgtggatcccaggtg GAGTGCGCCCGCAGCGGAGGCGCCTGCTGTAAAAAATGCACGCTCACCCACGACGCCATGTGCAGCAATGGACTTTGCTGCCGTGGCTGTAAG tatGAGCTGAGAGGCGTGGTGTGTCGAGAGGCTGTTAACAACTGTGACATCCCGGAGACCTGCACCGGAGACTCCAGCCAG TGTCCTCACAACGTCCACAAACTGGATGGCTACACGTGTGAAACTAATCAA GGTCGCTGTTATGGCGGACAATGTCGCACCCGAGACGGACAGTGTAGGGAACTCTGGGGTTTCA ACTCAGCAGACAGGTTTTGTTACGAGAAACTCAACGCCGAGGGGACGGACAAAGGGAATTGCGGTCGAGGTCCCGGCGGCCAAGGCTGGCTTCAGTGCAATAAGCC GGACGTTTTGTGCGGCTTCCTGTTCTGCGCCAACATCAGCACAAAGCCAAAATTTGGGGATCTTCAAGGCGAGGTGACCAGTTTCACCCTCTACCACCAGAACAAGTACCTGGACTGTCG GGGCGGCCACGCTCTGCTGGAGGACGGCTCGGACCTGGGCTACGTGGAGGACGGAACCCCCTGCGGGCCCAACATGATGTGCTTGGAGCGACGCTGCCTCCCGGTGGCCGCCTTCAACCTCAGCAGCTGCGCGGGGTCCAACTTGGGACGCATCTGCTCCGACCACGGG ACGTGCAGCAACGAGGTGAAGTGCATCTGCGACAGGGACTACACCGGTAAGGACTGCAGCGTCTTTGATCCAATCCCCGAGCCCACCGTCCCAACAGGCCCGGAAAAGAAAG
- the LOC125983700 gene encoding disintegrin and metalloproteinase domain-containing protein 11 isoform X2, whose protein sequence is MLAVRCFLLFAAVGERLAVPDVNRSPNQDGGALDWSPWSGQRMEGSDTAAQVTFPKRLVRRTESEQEMAHEHLDTRVKNNTPYNSAVHLAQSSFQMEAFGRRFTLDLELNHHLLSSEYVERHFTPDGRPLQSLGGEHCYYQGRLRGVPESWAALSTCHGLCGMFSDGIFSYWIEPVYNDSKEENGAHLIHKMSDFRLSPQCEDCTEDNKWDGRGGDEDQGGQQQQEASGVLRRSKRFARRPSVQTETKYIELMVVNDNDMIVQLRRSGSQTRNFAKAVVNMADAIYKEQLNTRIVLVAMETWTSKNMVPVVEEPLTTLQNFMKYRRDNIREQSDVVQLFSGRTFQSARSGTAYTGGVCSPTRGGGINEFGNVGAMAITLCQSLGQNIGMRWNNARNSAGDCRCPDTWLGCIMEDTGYYLPRKFSRCSVDEYLQFLLQGGGSCLFNKPNKLLDPPECGNGFVEPGEECDCGSQVECARSGGACCKKCTLTHDAMCSNGLCCRGCKYELRGVVCREAVNNCDIPETCTGDSSQCPHNVHKLDGYTCETNQGRCYGGQCRTRDGQCRELWGFNSADRFCYEKLNAEGTDKGNCGRGPGGQGWLQCNKPDVLCGFLFCANISTKPKFGDLQGEVTSFTLYHQNKYLDCRGGHALLEDGSDLGYVEDGTPCGPNMMCLERRCLPVAAFNLSSCAGSNLGRICSDHGTCSNEVKCICDRDYTGKDCSVFDPIPEPTVPTGPEKKGPSGTNIIIGSIAGAILLAAIVLGGTGWGFKNIRRGRSGGG, encoded by the exons ATGCTGGCGGTGCGGTGCTTCTTGCTCTTTGCTGCAGTGGGCGAGCGGCTGGCGGTGCCAG ATGTAAACAGGAGTCCAAACCAGGATGGAGGCGCCTTGGATTGGTCGCCCTGGTCCGGGCAGAGGATGGAGGGCAGCGACACTGCGGCCCAAGTGACCTTCCCCAAACGCCTGGTGCGGAGGACTGAGTCGGAGCAGGAAATGGCTCATGAGCACCTGGACACCAGAGTGAAAAACAACACGCCATACAATTCG GCCGTCCACTTGGCGCAGAGCTCTTTCCAGATGGAAGCCTTCGGACGTAGATTCACGCTGGACCTGGAACTAAACCA TCACCTGCTGTCCTCGGAATATGTGGAGCGGCATTTTACGCCGGACGGCCGACCCTTGCAGTCGCTG GGAGGGGAGCACTGCTACTACCAAGGAAGGTTGCGAGGTGTGCCCGAGTCCTGGGCGGCCCTCTCCACCTGCCACGGCCTGTG TGGAATGTTCTCAGATGGCATCTTCTCTTACTGGATTGAGCCTGTTTACAATGATAGCAAGGAG gAAAACGGTGCCCACCTGATCCATAAGATGTCAGATTTCAGGCTCTCCCCTCAGTGCGAAG aCTGCACCGAGGACAACAAGTGGGATGGCAGAGGAGGCGACGAAGACCAAggggggcagcagcagcaggaggcgtCGGGGGTGCTAAGGCGATCCAAGAGGTTCGCTCGCAGACCCTCCGTGCAGACCGAGACCAAATATATCGAGTTGATGGTGGTCAACGACAATGACATG ATTGTACAGCTGCGACGCTCCGGCAGCCAGACGAGAAACTTTGCCAAAGCGGTGGTCAACATGGCGGACGCA ATCTACAAGGAGCAGCTGAATACGAGGATCGTGCTGGTCGCCATGGAGACGTGGACCTCAAAGAATATGGTGCCAGTGGTGGAGGAACCGCTGACCACGCTGCAGAATTTTATGAAGTACAGACGGGACAACATCCGCGAACAGAGCGATGTTGTCCAGCTTTTCTC AGGACGTACGTTTCAGAGCGCCCGCAGTGGGACGGCGTACACGGGAGGAGTGTGCTCGCCGACGAGGGGAGGGGGCATCAATGAG tTTGGGAATGTCGGCGCCATGGCTATCACTTTGTGCCAGAGCCTGGGCCAGAACATTGGGATGCGGTGGAACAACGCCCGCAACTCTGCAG GAGACTGCAGGTGTCCTGATACTTGGCTGGGCTGTATTATGGAGGACACTGG atACTATCTGCCCAGAAAGTTTTCCCGCTGCAGTGTGGATGAATACCTCCAGTTCTTGCTCCAGGGAGGCGGCAGTTGCCTCTTCAACAAGCCCAACAAG CTGTTGGACCCTCCAGAATGTGGCAATGGCTTTGTAGAACCTGGTGAAGAGTgtgattgtggatcccaggtg GAGTGCGCCCGCAGCGGAGGCGCCTGCTGTAAAAAATGCACGCTCACCCACGACGCCATGTGCAGCAATGGACTTTGCTGCCGTGGCTGTAAG tatGAGCTGAGAGGCGTGGTGTGTCGAGAGGCTGTTAACAACTGTGACATCCCGGAGACCTGCACCGGAGACTCCAGCCAG TGTCCTCACAACGTCCACAAACTGGATGGCTACACGTGTGAAACTAATCAA GGTCGCTGTTATGGCGGACAATGTCGCACCCGAGACGGACAGTGTAGGGAACTCTGGGGTTTCA ACTCAGCAGACAGGTTTTGTTACGAGAAACTCAACGCCGAGGGGACGGACAAAGGGAATTGCGGTCGAGGTCCCGGCGGCCAAGGCTGGCTTCAGTGCAATAAGCC GGACGTTTTGTGCGGCTTCCTGTTCTGCGCCAACATCAGCACAAAGCCAAAATTTGGGGATCTTCAAGGCGAGGTGACCAGTTTCACCCTCTACCACCAGAACAAGTACCTGGACTGTCG GGGCGGCCACGCTCTGCTGGAGGACGGCTCGGACCTGGGCTACGTGGAGGACGGAACCCCCTGCGGGCCCAACATGATGTGCTTGGAGCGACGCTGCCTCCCGGTGGCCGCCTTCAACCTCAGCAGCTGCGCGGGGTCCAACTTGGGACGCATCTGCTCCGACCACGGG ACGTGCAGCAACGAGGTGAAGTGCATCTGCGACAGGGACTACACCGGTAAGGACTGCAGCGTCTTTGATCCAATCCCCGAGCCCACCGTCCCAACAGGCCCGGAAAAGAAAG
- the 42sp43 gene encoding P43 5S RNA-binding protein-like isoform X3, with protein MSGECAVKPSTGCPQVNQQFKCLHEACGVTFSKQSRLRQHEASHTEARLWQCTVSGCNGRFSRKSHLSRHLNQHDGVRQFKCELDTCNKSFFQADHLKRHMCYTHGDKEKYFKCPQAGCSLTFKKRFRFKVHLQEHGLTAKFKCSKTECGALFDSRMARNAHEKKHAGYRCPDVNCKVVTTTWSMLQKHMVKHPSTCICQVCKKEFKQTNSLRRHKRVHATHKPVLVCPRDNCNAFFTTTFNLQHHIRKESMIRHLHRHDPGVAIPKNRDRPRKWWQKRVDGHRLPLMEDNLNRLFALRMRISRRAKVEVNLAGLFNERKIPHYVDPEVNLRDLFSIKRPPPTHNEVAPLLG; from the exons atgagcgGCGAGTGTGCGGTTAAACCTTCTACTGGTTGTCCACAAGTGAACCAACAGTTCAAGTGTCTCCACGAAGCGTGTGGCGTCACTTTCTCCAAGCAAAGCAGGCTACGGCAGCACGAAGCAAGTCACACCGAAGCT CGTCTTTGGCAGTGCACTGTGAGCGGCTGCAATGGTCGATTCTCCCGGAAGTCACATCTCAGTCGCCACTTAAACCAACATGATGGTGTGAGGCAATTCAA ATGCGAGTTAGACACCTGCAATAAAAGTTTCTTCCAGGCAGACCATCTAAAGAGGCACATGTGCTACACCCATGGTGATAAAGAAAAGTACTTCAAG TGCCCTCAGGCTGGCTGCTCCCTGACTTTCAAAAAGAGATTTCGCTTCAAGGTGCACCTGCAAGAACACGGCCTGACTGCCAAGTTCAA GTGTTCAAAGACGGAATGCGGTGCCCTGTTTGACTCCCGCATGGCCCGAAATGCCCATGAGAAGAAGCATGCAG GTTACCGCTGTCCAGATGTAAACTGCAAGGTGGTCACCACCACTTGGAGCATGCTTCAGAAGCACATGGTCAAACACCCGT caacctGTATATGCCAAGTCTGCAAAAAGGAGTTCAAGCAGACCAACTCACTGCGCCGTCACAAGCGGGTCCACGCCACGCACAAGCCGGTGTTGGTGTGCCCCCGCGACAACTGCAACGCCTTCTTCACCACCACCTTCAACCTGCAGCACCACATCCGCAAG GAGAGCATGATCAGGCATTTGCATCGACATGACCCTGGTGTCGCCATACCCAAG AATCGTGACCGTCCCAGAAAGTGGTGGCAGAAGCGGGTGGATGGTCATCGCCTCCCCCTGATGGAGGACAACCTCAACCGGTTGTTTGCTCTTCGCATGCGCATTTCACGCCGGGCTAAAGTGGAGGTGAACCTGGCGGGTCTCTTCAACGAACGCAAGATCCCGCACTACGTCGACCCGGAGGTCAACCTGCGTGACCTGTTCAGCATCAAGAGGCCGCCACCTACCCACAACGAGGTGGCGCCGCTGCTGGGTTAA